The Thermococcus thermotolerans genome contains a region encoding:
- a CDS encoding V-type ATP synthase subunit K (produces ATP from ADP in the presence of a proton gradient across the membrane; the K subunit is a nonenzymatic component which binds the dimeric form by interacting with the G and E subunits), translating to MDPIVYVSLGAALAAGIAGAASAFGVGIAGAAAAGVVAEDERNFKNALILEGLPMTQSIYGLITLFLILMVSGILGGGFKFTDPTNMDNIVKSAILLGAGLTVGLTGLSAIPQGIIASASIGAVAKNPKTFTQGIIFSAMAETMAIFGLVGALIMIVTGVGF from the coding sequence ATGGACCCGATAGTTTACGTATCCCTCGGTGCGGCCCTTGCCGCAGGAATAGCTGGAGCAGCTTCGGCCTTTGGTGTCGGTATAGCCGGTGCCGCAGCGGCCGGAGTCGTCGCCGAGGATGAGAGGAACTTTAAGAACGCCCTCATCCTTGAGGGTCTGCCAATGACCCAGAGCATATACGGCCTCATTACGCTGTTCCTCATCCTGATGGTCTCTGGAATCCTCGGTGGCGGCTTCAAGTTCACCGACCCGACCAACATGGACAACATCGTTAAGAGCGCCATACTCCTCGGCGCAGGTCTCACCGTCGGCCTTACCGGTCTCTCGGCAATACCGCAGGGAATCATCGCCAGCGCGAGCATCGGTGCCGTTGCCAAGAACCCGAAGACGTTCACCCAGGGAATCATATTCTCCGCTATGGCGGAGACCATGGCCATCTTCGGTCTCGTCGGCGCCCTGATCATGATAGTTACCGGAGTCGGCTTCTGA
- a CDS encoding V-type ATP synthase subunit C produces MEAGAVSGILNTTLAVVFAWVGYKTARIVWKYTPYSYPNARIKAMEAKLLTEQRFNELAESRTLQNFVVSLEDTDYKDYLTDVSTYTVEEIERALEKALAGTYELMIKILPKRVGPFFRFMLEEWDVRNIASVVKAKFAGEVAGDYVMEIGPMLPKVKAMAEAKTMEEILVILEGTPYEEPYQRLLLGEVSLQEFETELYRMHYGKLLRYALSRKDDERVILEEFVRLKIDKTNILMVLRAKSAGMTAEEIRPLIIPGGSIRLDPLLHVDDLSMALAELDSTKYGKVIRDVREEVERDLSVLERALERHILERMNELNRFYPLSVAAPLSYILQKEREVRKLRAIAKLIEDGVHPERIKELAGDVA; encoded by the coding sequence ATGGAAGCAGGAGCCGTAAGTGGAATCCTAAACACGACGCTGGCTGTGGTGTTCGCCTGGGTGGGATATAAGACGGCAAGGATAGTATGGAAGTACACACCCTATTCATACCCAAACGCCAGGATAAAGGCCATGGAGGCAAAGCTCCTCACCGAGCAGCGCTTCAATGAGTTAGCCGAGAGCAGAACACTGCAGAACTTTGTCGTCAGTCTGGAAGACACCGACTACAAGGACTACCTCACCGACGTTTCGACCTACACCGTCGAGGAGATAGAGAGGGCCTTGGAAAAGGCCCTTGCCGGAACCTACGAGCTGATGATTAAGATCCTCCCGAAGAGGGTTGGCCCGTTCTTCAGGTTCATGCTCGAGGAGTGGGACGTCAGGAACATAGCGAGTGTCGTCAAGGCCAAGTTCGCCGGCGAGGTTGCGGGCGACTACGTCATGGAAATAGGCCCGATGCTCCCGAAGGTCAAGGCCATGGCAGAGGCAAAGACCATGGAGGAGATACTCGTTATCCTTGAGGGCACTCCCTACGAGGAGCCCTACCAGAGATTGCTCCTTGGAGAGGTATCGCTCCAGGAGTTCGAGACAGAGCTCTACAGGATGCACTACGGAAAGCTCCTCCGCTATGCTCTCTCAAGGAAAGACGACGAGCGCGTCATCCTTGAAGAGTTCGTCAGGCTCAAAATCGACAAGACCAACATACTTATGGTCCTCAGGGCGAAGTCAGCCGGAATGACCGCAGAGGAGATAAGGCCGCTGATAATACCTGGAGGGAGCATAAGACTCGACCCTCTCCTCCACGTTGACGACCTGAGCATGGCCTTGGCCGAGCTGGACTCCACCAAGTACGGCAAGGTCATCAGGGACGTCAGGGAGGAAGTCGAGAGGGATCTCAGCGTTCTTGAGAGGGCCCTTGAGAGGCACATCCTTGAGAGGATGAACGAGCTCAACAGGTTCTACCCGCTCAGCGTCGCGGCTCCGTTAAGCTACATCCTCCAGAAGGAGAGGGAAGTCAGGAAGCTCAGGGCCATAGCGAAGCTCATCGAGGACGGGGTTCACCCTGAGAGAATAAAGGAACTCGCGGGTGATGTTGCATGA
- a CDS encoding V-type ATP synthase subunit E — protein MDGAELIIQEINREAEQKIQYILSEAQKEAERIKEEARKRAEARAEWILRKAQTQAETEKQRIIANARLEVRKKRLEVQEELIQEVLTALRERLAELPEEEYFPMLIDLTVRALEELGGEACIVRSNEKTLKLLESRLGEFRESVVAKLGRDVEISLGEPIQSIGGVLVEAPDGSIRVDNTFEARIERFESELRAEIAKALFG, from the coding sequence ATGGATGGAGCAGAGCTGATAATTCAGGAGATAAACAGGGAAGCGGAGCAGAAGATACAGTACATACTCAGCGAGGCCCAGAAAGAGGCGGAGAGGATTAAGGAAGAGGCGAGAAAGAGGGCCGAAGCGAGGGCTGAGTGGATACTCAGGAAGGCCCAGACCCAGGCGGAGACGGAGAAGCAGCGCATAATAGCCAACGCGAGGCTTGAGGTCAGGAAGAAGCGCCTTGAGGTTCAGGAGGAGCTCATTCAGGAAGTACTAACCGCCCTCAGGGAAAGGCTCGCGGAGCTTCCCGAGGAAGAGTACTTCCCGATGCTCATCGACCTTACCGTTAGGGCCCTCGAGGAGCTCGGTGGGGAGGCCTGCATTGTTCGCTCCAACGAGAAGACCCTGAAGCTCCTTGAGAGCAGGCTGGGAGAGTTCAGGGAGTCCGTTGTGGCAAAGCTCGGAAGGGATGTGGAGATAAGCCTCGGTGAGCCAATACAGAGCATAGGTGGCGTTCTTGTGGAGGCCCCCGACGGCTCTATTAGGGTCGACAACACCTTCGAGGCAAGGATAGAGAGGTTTGAGAGTGAACTGAGGGCAGAGATAGCCAAGGCTCTCTTCGGGTGA
- a CDS encoding V-type ATP synthase subunit F, with product MKIAVLGDKDTALGFKLAGAHEVYSFDDTPLDMERLKNKLKELVERDDIGIILITERFVQKVELPEVTLPIILQVPDKSGSRLGEEAIKEIVRRAIGVELKR from the coding sequence ATGAAGATAGCCGTGCTTGGGGACAAGGACACCGCGCTCGGCTTCAAACTCGCCGGTGCCCACGAGGTTTACTCCTTCGACGACACCCCCCTTGATATGGAGCGCCTGAAGAACAAGCTGAAGGAGCTCGTAGAGAGGGACGATATAGGGATAATCCTGATAACCGAGAGATTCGTCCAGAAAGTTGAACTTCCGGAGGTTACCCTTCCAATCATCCTTCAGGTGCCGGACAAGTCCGGCTCCAGGCTTGGTGAAGAGGCGATCAAGGAGATAGTTAGAAGGGCAATTGGTGTTGAGCTGAAGAGGTGA